A stretch of the Acidobacteriota bacterium genome encodes the following:
- a CDS encoding ferredoxin--NADP reductase: MAKPDFNAVIKQRIEVAPGLMVIRVAPDGWQLPDFNPGQFAVLGLPPEAARCELADPDDEEHKPGRFIRRAYSIASSSVAREYLELYITLVRSGALTPRLFALQPGDRLFLGPKITGRFTLDEAPDDADLILVATGTGLAPYMSMLRTMLPEGRERRIAVLLGARHSWDLGYQSELVVMDRENPSFTYRAIISRPAEEPVPWGGPAGYVQDLWLGDDLEEAWGDRPTPESSRVFLCGNPAMIDDMVAVLAGEGFMEHSRKNPGHVFVERYW; this comes from the coding sequence ATGGCGAAGCCTGATTTCAACGCGGTCATCAAGCAGCGGATCGAGGTCGCACCCGGATTGATGGTGATCAGGGTCGCCCCCGACGGGTGGCAGCTTCCCGACTTCAATCCCGGCCAGTTTGCCGTCCTCGGCCTGCCGCCCGAGGCGGCACGCTGCGAGCTCGCCGATCCCGACGATGAAGAACACAAGCCGGGGAGATTCATTCGTCGCGCCTACTCGATCGCCTCATCGTCGGTGGCCCGCGAGTACCTCGAGCTCTACATCACGTTGGTGCGCTCGGGCGCACTGACACCACGACTCTTCGCCCTGCAGCCGGGAGATCGCCTTTTTTTGGGGCCCAAAATCACCGGCCGATTCACCCTCGACGAAGCACCGGACGACGCTGACTTGATCCTGGTCGCGACCGGCACCGGACTCGCACCGTACATGAGCATGCTCCGGACCATGCTTCCGGAGGGCCGTGAGCGCCGAATCGCCGTCTTGCTTGGTGCACGACACTCGTGGGACCTGGGCTACCAATCGGAGCTCGTCGTGATGGACAGGGAAAATCCGTCTTTTACCTACAGGGCGATCATCAGTCGGCCGGCCGAGGAGCCGGTGCCCTGGGGGGGTCCGGCGGGATACGTCCAGGACCTGTGGCTGGGGGATGACCTCGAGGAAGCCTGGGGCGACCGTCCGACGCCGGAATCCTCCCGGGTCTTCCTGTGCGGCAACCCGGCGATGATCGACGACATGGTGGCGGTTCTCGCCGGCGAGGGCTTCATGGAGCACAGCCGCAAGAATCCCGGGCACGTGTTCGTCGAGCGGTATTGGTAG
- a CDS encoding sulfite exporter TauE/SafE family protein translates to MFGIETIFESLPQFLAVCLVLAAAEMVYVLLGFGAGLIAVGSLALLLPQLKDAVVLLLLVNLPAELYVVRSSWQRISWRAVLVIFIGVAIGVPVGTWWLERGDPRFLLTLLGIFLVVVGSVFIVLRTPQRDMVPRWAAAPTGVVSGVLTGLFGTGGPPLILYYQLSGVDKAAFRGNLMAIFLLMTTVRVPSYVGFGLVTVERLWSALAVLPAVIVGAVIGNRIHLQIEETTFRRLVSAALLLIGLLLLSPIGQ, encoded by the coding sequence ATGTTCGGCATCGAAACGATCTTCGAATCGCTCCCCCAGTTCCTCGCAGTGTGCCTGGTTCTGGCCGCCGCCGAGATGGTCTACGTGCTCCTCGGCTTCGGCGCCGGTCTGATCGCAGTCGGCTCCCTGGCGCTCCTGCTCCCCCAGTTGAAGGACGCCGTGGTGCTCCTCCTGCTGGTCAATCTTCCGGCCGAGCTGTACGTTGTTCGCTCATCCTGGCAGCGGATTTCGTGGCGTGCAGTTCTGGTGATCTTCATCGGCGTCGCGATCGGCGTTCCCGTAGGCACCTGGTGGCTCGAGCGGGGTGATCCGCGGTTTTTGCTCACCCTGCTCGGCATTTTCCTGGTTGTCGTCGGATCGGTATTCATCGTCCTCCGAACGCCACAGCGAGACATGGTACCGCGCTGGGCCGCAGCGCCGACGGGCGTGGTCTCGGGCGTGCTCACGGGACTCTTCGGCACCGGGGGGCCACCTCTGATCCTCTACTATCAGCTTTCCGGAGTCGACAAGGCAGCCTTTCGCGGCAACCTGATGGCGATCTTCCTGCTGATGACTACAGTAAGGGTCCCCTCGTACGTTGGGTTTGGTCTGGTCACCGTCGAAAGGCTGTGGTCGGCGCTAGCGGTGCTGCCAGCGGTGATCGTCGGAGCGGTGATCGGCAACAGGATCCACCTGCAGATCGAGGAGACTACATTCCGGCGCCTGGTCAGCGCGGCGTTGCTGTTGATCGGTTTGCTGTTGCTTTCCCCAATCGGACAATAG
- a CDS encoding ACT domain-containing protein — translation MNLTVLPGEFSVWRLDSDAPLPEVEARSLLSVTRTEQELSIVCSAADVFPGGKAEHGWRCLRVEGPLAFEMTGVLASLSAPLAEAGIPIFVVSTYDTDYFFVKAKDLDRACSTLSAEDHSVHVETLER, via the coding sequence GTGAATCTGACCGTTCTGCCGGGCGAGTTCTCGGTGTGGCGCCTCGACTCCGACGCGCCGCTCCCGGAGGTCGAGGCGCGGAGCCTGCTGTCTGTGACTCGAACCGAACAAGAGCTCTCAATCGTGTGTTCCGCGGCGGATGTGTTTCCGGGGGGCAAAGCGGAACATGGCTGGCGCTGTCTGCGGGTCGAGGGCCCCCTGGCGTTCGAGATGACGGGTGTCCTGGCCTCGCTGAGTGCACCGCTGGCTGAAGCCGGGATCCCGATCTTTGTGGTGTCCACCTACGATACCGACTATTTTTTCGTGAAGGCGAAGGATCTCGATCGAGCCTGCTCGACGCTCAGCGCGGAAGATCACTCTGTGCACGTTGAAACGTTAGAACGTTAA